tgaaaagaaaaaaaacaagatcagtccagaagtgtagaaaaaaattagaaaacagtcgggacctattatattgaatataatgatttacgtctacattttttaataggtccccactttagtttaatcagtttttgtatcatttatgcagtcgggttattcgtttatttaattattttatttcataatttttagttagatagatggtgaatttcggatttatttgttacgtttgttacaaagtacgatagtgtatacctacgtccaaccgaggataagtaaatattcaaaaaaatctacggaaccctcggtgggcgaatccgactcgcacatgtcgatttttataatcaatatatttaatttagtctatttaaggtattttataactacacttcataaaccttatagtcgtccgcctcgcgtattatgtatacaacgtgtcccaaaattcaacgataagcgggcgccaaaagattgacctgctcatgagcacttaaggaaaaataataaaaaaaatatacctaaattttttttttagttacaaaataaattttaaaattctttgaaaatttacaccttgtatgatattttgaactaccgcagctacaatttcttaaatatgcttaagattttttttgtatcggaacctaagtagtactactattcaccacaactcttaaaaacaccacaatgcccgcagtttttacacaaaaaaatatcaaaatattttttttccctcaaatttttaaagatttttactttcagtctactttgactcatggtcttgcaaaaaaaagtatgaacaccgctatggcaagttattttcaaagttgacgcaactaatcaagatttcaaaatagtataataccctaggataactagtcacaaaaaaaaatatgcgtaccatttgtaaacaagaaccaaatttcttaattgttcttgttgttagtaataaattttactatgttccaaaaatgtgtttgttattttaattacacaacattaaagtaaatgttcgaattgttttccaccggcattaatacaggcacgacatcgccttaaaaacgaccgttttatttttcgcgcatatcttctagcattgatatgtgccgcagcctgagtgattttttgccgaagctcgtccaatgtcgtaatcggttttgcgtagatcctgtctttgagacaaccccaataaaagaaatccagggggtttaggtcgggtgatcggggtggccataggataggaccaagtcgcccgatccaacgccccggatactcgtggtctaggtattgtctcacaggacgagcgtagtgagctgggcaaccatcattttgataccacatattttgaaggtcgcttagggggacgtcttctagtaattcttgcaaatcattttgtaaaaagttcaaataactgtccccatctaagtttccttgtaattcaaaaggcccaatcacttttccatttaaaatgcccgtccataagttgaccttaaattgatattgggatttgtcttctctcatcaggtgcggattctcattgctccagctgtgtaggttgtgaagatttaaatagccatctttcttgcaggttgtttcatccgaccatagtactttatccaagaactgaggatcttcccgatgcttttgaagcatcactcggcaaaatgcgatccgcagtggatagtcccgtgatagtaacgtttgtacacgtctgtaatgatatgggtgtagccgatgacgttttagtattcgatgtgctgaactttttgggattcccgtagctgcttctatggcacgcactgaggtagttgaatcaatgtttatttcattgagaacttcttcatcgcattccgatctaggtcttccagcgtttcttctagctgacggcaaacgaccctccgaaaacgcttgatgcacattcataaatacccgataatctggatatctttgagcgtttgggtacctttctcgatacaatctgctagcagcgttagcattgcaccgacattctccataaatgagatgcatgttagcgtattccatcggcgtgtatggttgcggcatgataacgctaaacagtccaaaatacaccaaaagtccaattcacaaaacacaggcacagtccaaaataatgccaggtcagttcagtttgcagatcacttaagtccagtccaaaatgcaaagccaaaagtcgttagtacgagagccacgtcaattgaatacggaaagttgcgcagtaaacaaaggagcagagcgtactgacttgctgggaacaggattttctttacctgcatcattgtcattcaacaaagaacatctgtctatccctctctaacgtatacttatcgctatctttctctctctctctctctcttatttttaaatgttatcgttcgttccattaaaattctaggaaattgcaacgtatgactcacatcattttgtgcataaagtaaaagtgatttctaggagcaaaaacattttagaaatttagttcttgtttacaaatggtacgcatattttttttttgcgactagttatcttagggtattatactattttgaaatcttgattagttgcgtcaactttgaaaataacttgccatagcggtgttcatacttttttttgcaagaccatgagtcaaagtagactgaaagtaaaaatctttataaatttgagggaaaaaaaatattttgatttttttttgtgtaaaaactgcgggcattgtggtgtttttaagagttgtggtgaatagtagtactacttaggtatccgatacaaaaaaaatcttaagcatatttaagaaattgtagccgtggtagttcaaaatatcatacaaggtgtaaattttcaaagaattttaaaatttattttgtaactaaaaaaaaatttaggtatattttttttattatttttccttaagtgctcatgagcaggtcaatcttttggcgcccgcttatcgttgaatttcgGGACACGTggtatacaattaataaataacgtttttctaattgtagttttttgttggccattatataccattttCTCACAAAAATTTGATTCCCttgttgcaatattaaaaaaaaaatcacctcgattctatagcatctcacagtcgtcttgttggtttttttttaatttcacctatctaagaacatttgggttattaaaacaaatctaaggatatctgaattacgtaaatccgttcagcggtttcgaagatatgaggtaataaataatacatacaagatacgcgcgaaaaacaaacaacaaataaacaataattaacaacaacaacgaaacgagaacaaaacgaaataataaaaattatttcgttttgttctaaaaatagaaaatacgcacaacagtctggatttagttgacgaatcattaacgaatactgtgaggtaggagtattagtcacagacaacaaataaagtagtgttttgtgctgtgaagtgtgtgtgtgtgaaatgtcaaatcttctttcacttaataacacaaaatcaaaaaaattaatcatagtatagggtatttctgcaataaatgaaaggtaaaattcacattaaaataaaagaaaacatcttcttttgatatgaaaatacgacatttataaaaattattaaagttattatttaattttataaatgcacatttaatacccataaatcTTAATATCTATGTTTTtgataatggtttgtgactcatgtctgcttggggtatttaaggttctttttatgtcgtttatcGTTTTTGGGCAAATTTTGCCCAAcattgtgcaaactctatataataattaacatagacgaattagacatggaaatgaaatcgcacccaaatgcagaaacaaaattgcctgtcgttttttgaaggagacgaggtaaactcactcatcgaaaatatttaacaagaataaataataaaatatttaacaagaataatataatctgtacacagaacgttaaattaatggatcgatgttttgttcgttcgttcgttagaagaatagaatcgatttttcttttagatattgtttttattacaaatttattataaattataattatgtttttgacgacctccgtggcgcactggtacgcgcggtggatttacaagacggaggacctaggttcgatccccggctgggccgattgagaatttcttaattgtgccaggtctggctggttaccaccctacctacaaaacgtaccgctaagcgatttagcgttccggtatgatgtcgtgtagaaatcacaccgtcgatcttagattgcatcatcacttaccatcaggtgagactgaaatcaagggctaacatgtaaagaataacaaaaataaaatagaaatattttcaaattgaacgtcacgtcatcttttactgaattagaagtcgttggccgtttttcatgccattgaactgcttattacacaaaccggaatatttagggagttttttagacgacgaaaacgattacaacaaagaaacatcgatacaatcgaacaatctaacgcgtttgttagttttttacacgcgttagccgctcaactatcccagccgattttacaaacacttctaaatgccgcgctctatatagatagatcgttgattctttgacagagaggtaacgtcttgcgaggtaggtccttctattattggtccgagataattaatttattgtttgtgaatccgggctcaaaagggctagaacccagagccgtaaagcttattattaaaaatacaatgtatgtgaatcgaaacgaaaagtgtcgccctgaaagaacctttttgagaagtgatattgttgtgtaaaaagcctaaactTGTGGACTATATATGATTAAATTGAACTGATTTACATGAAAATCGTTTACAATAatatgattatataaataacaaactgTATCGCCAGACAAAATTGtctcagcgccatctagtatcgATCGTGTCAAACTTTATACCGTGCAAACGTTATTCATTCATATCTTTATCCTTTTCATTTCGTGTATGGTGTGGACTGTAAACTTTTATTGACATATTATGAGCTGAAGCTGTGaagtattaattttgaagaagGGCAAAAGAAGTGGACATAGTATACCTCCTTGCTGAGCCGCAGCCTCTTGATCTTGTCGAGCAGGTAGAAGACGAGCAGCAGCAGCGGGCGCACCTCGTCGCCGCCGCCGTCGGGCCCCAGCGCCAGGCTCACCAGCATCACGCGCTCCGTGTCGGGCGGCTTCGTGGCCACCGTCTCCCTAGACAATCATACAGTATTAGGTACTACCCGTGACTTCGCGTGGAGTCTCCTATtgtaaatccctcgggaaccatggattttcccgggataaaaaatagcctatgtgttaatctaagctataatatatcttaatatcaaatttcagctaattcggttcagtagttgaggcgtgaaagagtaacaaacattcatatcattaaaatcatcagttttcgcaaatctcgggaaaccatggatttttcgggatgaaaagtaagcctatgtgttaatccagagtaaaatccatatccattccaaattttagtcaaatcgcttcagtagtagcggtatagagtaacaaacatccaaacatccatacaaactttcgcgtttataatattagtaggattagtaggatttttaaaaaaaaaaatctgattgtgtaagtgccgtaggctccttaatgggacctcagtggAGTAACCGAGGGGTTTTGAGCGAGCACAGAAGCaacgcctgatggggcccgacgGCAGAAGCAGatgtgggcggaacgactctttaagggcgtctcctgagactgggacctcggcttagagggccgtttcGCGGGGGTGTTTAGGCTTgagtatcagtccgggcgcccccgagatcgtgagttaaaaatcCGACGTCTGGGACGTCTTTTGGACGTCTAGATCGAGAATCGGCGTTGGGATCGGGGTTTTGTAGCAAGTCTCAACAATTAGTTGGTTGGGGTCGGTGgcagctctctcaaaataagttttcgagagcaTATATGATACACATATATTATAGGGAGGCTATTGTAGGAGGACtgcgtacaaaccacggagCACCTGAATCGGTACTGAAGGACCTGGAGGGGTTTCAGGATACCAGTGTGAGGTAGTCTGCGTCGGAAGCTGTGTGAGGTAGTCTGCGTCGGCGGCTGTGTGAGGTAGTCTGCGTCGGCGGCTGTATGAGGTAGTCTGCGTCGGTGGTTGCATGAGGTAGTCTGCGTCGGCGGCTGTGTGAGGTAGTCTGCGTCAGCGGCTGTGTGAGGTAGTCTGCGTCGGCGGCTGTGTGAGGTAGTCTGTGTCGGCGGTTATGTGAGGTAGTCTGTGTCGGCGGCTGTGTGAGGTAGTCTGCGTCGGCGGCTGTGTGAGGTAGTCTGTGTCGGTGGTTATGTGAAGAAGTCCGCTTGCCGCGTGATAGAGAACTCACTCCATCTGCTTGGGCCCGCAGTAGCGGTCGGACACGTGGATGTACTGCACGTGGCGCTGGTACTGCTCCAGCGCGGCGGTCACGCGCGCGTCCAGCAGCGCCGCCGTCGCCTCCGCGCACTCCGACAGCACGGCCAGCGTCGCCGGCAGCCCGTGCTTGTCGCCAGGGCGCTTCTCCCCGCAGAACATGCTCTGTAAGAATAATTTACCTATTGAATTTCGACTACAATAATAGgtaacagagccgtgatagcccagtggatgtgacctcttccttcgattcggagggcgtagtttggaatccggtccaggtcgtgtacctccaacttttcagttatgtgcattttaagaaattaaatacgtgtTATTTacgtttcaaacggtgaaggaaaaaccgaCAACTATCAAAATTGTATACATACACAACttcaaccgatattcggctcacagctaagcgaatctcctcttagaatgagagggtttaggccaatagtcccccgcactggcccaatgcggattggcagactttacaaacgcagagaataaaggaaattctctgcgtaataattatctaattagtctgagtatcTATCACACTGACCAGGTCCTGCATCTCCTTGCCGAGGCGCGTGGCGAACTTCTTCTGCCCGACGCAGAAGACGTAGGGGTCGCTGTCGTCTTTGCCGAGTTCCACTCGTATGAGCAACGTGTCCGGAGTGGGTCGCACCAGTCCCAGCAGAGTGTGCACTAAGTCTTGGCGCTgttgacaaaaaaaatacgttttaggGTTCATTtgcacgagcagcaactgctaacgacgactgcagttggcgactaccgttggctgccgccgagacgacgccgactgcagtcgtccaTAGTTGTTGCCCATATAAATGAACACAAAGTAACCAGAGcgagtctttacaaacagtGGGTGATGCCGGCGAGAACCCCTAAAATACAAACGACACGCTTCCGACTCCTTGACATCCACATCTTGCTATCTACAAACTTGTTTCATGATTTACCTTAAAGTTTGTaaggaatatttataaaataagatttttttttcgaatcattttaaatatatactttaaGAATTATCAGTCTAATTAAAATCAGTCATTATTCAAAACTCAAATATCAAACccaatagtataaaaaaaacagttgatGTGCCTAGTTTTTAGggagaatattttaaaataaactagcaACACTGGACGATTCTCTggtaaaaatagttttgtatttCACGTTTCATCACTATTATCGATATCAAAATAGATTAAGTAATCATCAATATTCACTTATGAAAAGTGACTCCATctgctttctttttattttgtgaactgtttttacaatttttaaaatcacaagACGGCATTTTTCGTATTCAGTCGCCGAAATTACCGTGACGTTATCGCTTCAGGCCTTCGAGTGGTACTGATTTGCGTCCGTATccttttttgaatttcgtatccgtgacgggtacgacaccgtcatgttccgtacgctacgtctgtatattattgattaatctgtgatgaACACTAAAAGacttcatatcagccgatggacgtccattgaagGACATGGAGGTAGTCTGCAACGCAAGCTGCGTTGCAGACTACCTCATACACCGAGTTTACGCCAAGTTTGCTGGCTGTCTAATGCTTCATAATATAGATGTAACGTTGAATAAACTATATTTAAGACACTATAACAAAATCGAATACATTTTCTTTCGATTTCATCTGGTATGTATGcctatctcagaccaattatagaaggacctgtatcacactcagtcacgaacaaaattgtctgttttctgaggaaaacgagcttagattttgtatatatcttatactaaactagaagattttgcccaattcaataacacaaaaaggtattttaacggagctctttaaccaacgaacacgattaacatcgattctatagagacagtttttataatcgcattagatcgttgatcatatactttgacagaaaagtaacgtctagcgaggcaggtcctatacaataattggtctgagatgccTATGTATGTTGCTACATAGGTATAGCAATACGTCCAACCCGCTCTGGCTGGTGCTAGAGCACCCTGTACCTTGATCAGTTTGAGCGTGAGCAGCATGCCCTCGCAGCACTGGCGGCCGCTGCACCACATGGTGAAGCAGTGCTCCGCCTCGCGCCGCCAGCCGCGCTCGTCGCACACCGCCACCACGTCCAGCCCGCTTTCTCCTGCATAGGCATCATATGTGGAAATCGTACAAAAGAGAATGGCGAGGTTGcttgtattttgggactagcagatagaagtagcgtacataatggaaacccattaatagttgtcaatcgtgattaaactaagaaaaaagcaaatggtaaccaatcttGAAATGCAGGGagaaaaagatataccttaaaattagaaggtACCCCTATATATGCATACgaataaatatgaatttacactgaaaaacaccgccgctgacatacaactcggtaattgctttataaataagacaaggcgtttctgtctcaggcaacaagtaaaacaattttactatgctaagtatAAAAGTAATCTTGATTCCTGTTCTGTAaattctcaatattttttttaccagctaaaataatcgttttaattaatacaaatgtatgagtaTACGCcacttctgagtgtgactcccactttcgccatcctcctttaAAACTCCTCCAAGAAATGCAGATATGGAGAGCAATTTAAACCAATTACAGCAAGCcatgtaacaaacatttattacaGCAAACCATGGCTtgctataataataacttacacATTTTCATCCTTTAACATTTTAACTCTAACAATTATGCAAGTGATATGAATTAGGGTCAGATATAGTTTTTTGTGTTCCTTTGGTGTGTAATTTTTAACTACTCAAAAGTGAATGAGCaatttattatagtaaaatgtttgtttttagttCATGCTAGTGAACAATTCGTAAGCATTGTTCTGGCAACCAATCGAAAATAGGCTTTTAacatttgtgacgtcataatacGTGATCACGCGCGCTAAGATATTGGATTTTGAAGACTTATACATGTGTAATGGAGTAAGTGTTTACTTTCTACGTAATAATTGTTAAGAAACAATGATCCTCTCTAGATTTAACTTTCATCGTAGTTTTGCAATGTCAGAAatctatgaaaaatataaaagacaaaTGCAAATTGTAATTTCTGTAACATACAGTAAGCTAccgaatttatattaataatattttttattatgtgtttagagagattgattgattgattgatgattgataGAGAGACAGATTAACTCACCGACTAAAGTGAAGTTGTCATCCAAAAGCGGCTTGTGGAACTTGAGGAAGTTGGTGGCAATGGACGCATTCTTGGCGCGACCGATTGCGTACGC
This window of the Bicyclus anynana chromosome 19, ilBicAnyn1.1, whole genome shotgun sequence genome carries:
- the LOC112045570 gene encoding PAT complex subunit CCDC47 codes for the protein MRIIILSLTLLLCGVYVTRAYEDQTLEDDDFAEFEQFEADEETADADFSEDVVPVLKPKLPPVKEKFEDSSDVEDDIIIEDEDNEFEHFQDPEEFEGFQETTPKTSEQPKITISKVPIMVRPRWDAYWLEGILCCLLAAYALAYAIGRAKNASIATNFLKFHKPLLDDNFTLVGESGLDVVAVCDERGWRREAEHCFTMWCSGRQCCEGMLLTLKLIKRQDLVHTLLGLVRPTPDTLLIRVELGKDDSDPYVFCVGQKKFATRLGKEMQDLSMFCGEKRPGDKHGLPATLAVLSECAEATAALLDARVTAALEQYQRHVQYIHVSDRYCGPKQMEETVATKPPDTERVMLVSLALGPDGGGDEVRPLLLLVFYLLDKIKRLRLSKEALSKCEKRRQKAAEAWMRGAHAARAEQAALRREEKRKQEKEKMLTEDDPEKQRRWELKEQKRQQKRKAPKMKQLKVKAL